The proteins below are encoded in one region of Streptomyces sp. NBC_00490:
- a CDS encoding sugar ABC transporter ATP-binding protein — translation MAPPAPLLTMSGITKSFPGVRALDGVDLEVQAGEVHCLLGQNGAGKSTLIKVLAGAHQPDSGEITWRGEAVTLGSPIAAMRLGIATIYQELDLIEGLSVAENVFLGHEPTSAGFVVRGSAARTATAELLERLGHSEIAPSRLVGDLSAAQQQIVSMARALSHEVRLIVMDEPSAALDPEEVDNLFRIVGDLTAEGVAVIYISHRLEEIRRIGDRVTVLKEGRSVAGGLPAESTPTQEVVSLMTGRNVEYVFPERPHTGFAAGKDPVLTVEGLTRRGEFAPVDLELRPGEIVGLAGLVGSGRSEILETIYGARRPDGGRVLVEGTPLRPGSVRAAVRAGIGLAPEERKAQALLMLESVSSNVSVSTLSRFARAGWIDRRTERAATHQAVRELSLRPDNPDAAIRTLSGGNQQKAVLARWLLRGCKVLLLDEPTRGVDIGARAELYAVIRRLADEGLAVLLVSSEVPEVLGLADRVLVLREGSVVHTADARELDEHRVLDLVMEGSPTP, via the coding sequence CCATGTCCGGTATCACCAAGTCGTTCCCGGGTGTTCGCGCCCTGGACGGTGTGGATCTCGAGGTCCAGGCCGGTGAAGTCCACTGCCTGCTCGGCCAGAACGGAGCCGGCAAGTCCACTTTGATCAAAGTGCTCGCCGGAGCGCACCAGCCCGACAGCGGTGAGATCACCTGGCGGGGCGAGGCCGTGACCCTGGGGTCGCCGATCGCCGCCATGCGCCTTGGCATCGCCACCATCTACCAGGAACTCGATCTGATCGAGGGGCTGTCCGTCGCGGAGAACGTCTTCCTCGGGCACGAGCCGACCTCCGCCGGGTTCGTCGTGCGCGGCTCCGCCGCCCGTACGGCGACCGCGGAGTTGCTGGAACGCTTGGGGCACTCGGAGATCGCCCCCTCGCGACTCGTGGGTGACCTCTCCGCGGCGCAGCAGCAGATCGTCTCCATGGCCCGCGCGCTGTCCCACGAGGTCCGGTTGATCGTGATGGACGAGCCGTCGGCGGCGCTCGACCCCGAGGAGGTGGACAACCTCTTTCGGATCGTGGGTGATCTGACGGCTGAGGGGGTCGCCGTCATCTACATCTCCCACCGCCTCGAGGAGATCCGGCGCATCGGGGACCGGGTCACGGTCCTGAAGGAGGGCCGGTCGGTCGCGGGCGGGCTGCCCGCCGAGTCGACGCCGACCCAGGAGGTCGTGTCCCTGATGACCGGGCGGAATGTGGAGTACGTCTTCCCCGAGCGCCCCCACACCGGGTTCGCCGCGGGTAAGGATCCGGTGCTGACGGTCGAGGGGCTCACCCGGCGAGGGGAGTTCGCGCCAGTCGATCTGGAACTGCGGCCCGGTGAGATCGTCGGTCTGGCCGGGCTCGTCGGATCCGGGCGCAGCGAGATCCTGGAGACGATCTACGGGGCTCGCAGGCCTGACGGCGGCCGGGTCCTCGTCGAGGGCACACCTCTGCGCCCGGGAAGCGTCCGCGCCGCCGTCCGCGCCGGCATCGGCCTGGCGCCCGAGGAGCGCAAGGCGCAGGCCCTGCTGATGCTGGAGTCCGTCAGCAGCAACGTCTCGGTCTCCACCCTGTCCAGGTTCGCCCGCGCGGGCTGGATCGACCGGCGGACCGAGCGGGCCGCGACCCACCAGGCGGTTCGGGAACTGTCCCTGCGCCCGGACAATCCCGATGCCGCGATCAGGACCCTGTCCGGCGGCAACCAGCAGAAGGCGGTACTCGCACGCTGGCTGCTGCGGGGCTGCAAGGTGCTGCTGCTGGACGAGCCGACCAGGGGTGTCGACATCGGCGCCCGGGCGGAGCTCTACGCCGTGATCCGCCGGCTGGCCGACGAGGGCCTGGCCGTACTGCTCGTGTCCAGTGAGGTGCCCGAGGTCCTGGGTCTCGCCGACCGGGTGCTGGTGCTGCGTGAAGGCAGCGTCGTGCATACCGCGGACGCCCGGGAGCTCGACGAGCACCGTGTACTCGATCTTGTGATGGAAGGGAGCCCGACGCCATGA